Proteins found in one Silene latifolia isolate original U9 population unplaced genomic scaffold, ASM4854445v1 scaffold_20.1, whole genome shotgun sequence genomic segment:
- the LOC141638497 gene encoding UDP-glycosyltransferase 79B30-like has protein sequence MTQNNNDTKLHIAMYPWLAMGHITSFLRIGNKLAERGHKITLFLPPKTQLRFASQNHHPKLITFVTVPLPPVDGFPSEAETTNDIPENSRHLLMTAMDLTQDTIEAHLVNLKPNIVFYDFTCWLPVLARKHGIKSVIYLSVLLVTVAHSFQFLHLLMPQSISNAQNTSPLPPFPSPYIKMHAYEKQSTDGFSSGNFGGGMSLVERFFKSLTECDAIGVKTCKEMEGIFCDYIENHGKRVLTAGPVRPDPQTDSLEERFAQWLAGFKPGEVVYCAFGSECILDKVQFQELVLGLELTGRPFLAALKPPTGYETIESALPDGFTERTEGRGIVYGGWVQQQLILQHPSVGCFITHCGAGSLSEAMVNKCQLVMIPNAVDQFINARMMSGELRVGVEVETREEDGFLSREAVCKAVATVMDDESQVGREVRANHTKWREFILQEGVEESYISSFIKDLQQLVHG, from the coding sequence ATGACACAAAACAATAATGATACGAAATTGCACATAGCAATGTACCCTTGGTTAGCCATGGGACATATTACTTCTTTTCTTCGCATTGGTAACAAATTAGCCGAACGAGGTCACAAAATCACGTTATTCCTCCCACCAAAAACGCAATTAAGGTTCGCGTCTCAAAACCATCATCCCAAACTCATTACATTCGTTACTGTCCCTCTTCCGCCTGTCGATGGATTTCCATCGGAGGCGGAGACGACCAACGATATTCCCGAAAATTCAAGGCATCTCCTTATGACGGCCATGGACTTGACCCAAGACACAATTGAGGCCCATCTAGTCAATCTCAAGCCCAACATTGTTTTCTATGATTTCACTTGTTGGCTACCCGTATTAGCCCGTAAACACGGTATCAAGTCCGTAATTTACTTGTCAGTCCTTCTAGTAACGGTTGCTCATTCATTCCAGTTCCTACACCTCCTTATGCCCCAATCGATTTCAAATGCCCAAAATACGAGCCCGTTACCGCCATTTCCGTCTCCTTATATTAAAATGCACGCGTACGAAAAACAATCTACCGATGGATTCAGTTCCGGTAACTTTGGTGGAGGTATGAGTCTTGTTGAGAGGTTCTTTAAGTCTCTAACAGAATGTGATGCAATTGGAGTTAAAACTTGTAAAGAGATGGAAGgaattttttgtgattatatAGAGAATCATGGTAAGCGTGTTCTTACAGCCGGTCCGGTCCGTCCTGACCCTCAGACCGATAGCCTTGAAGAGCGATTCGCTCAATGGTTGGCGGGTTTTAAGCCGGGTGAAGTGGTTTATTGTGCATTTGGGAGTGAATGTATACTTGATAAGGTTCAGTTTCAAGAGCTTGTTCTCGGGCTCGAGCTCACAGGTAGACCGTTTTTAGCGGCCTTAAAACCACCAACGGGTTATGAGACAATAGAATCAGCCCTGCCAGACGGCTTTACGGAACGAACAGAAGGAAGAGGAATAGTGTACGGAGGTTGGGTGCAACAACAACTAATTTTACAACATCCGTCTGTAGGTTGCTTTATAACCCATTGTGGGGCCGGGTCATTGTCCGAAGCCATGGTGAATAAATGTCAACTAGTGATGATACCAAATGCAGTTGATCAGTTCATCAATGCAAGGATGATGAGTGGTGAACTTAGAGTTGGTGTCGAGGTCGAGACAAGAGAGGAAGACGGTTTCTTATCGAGAGAGGCCGTGTGCAAAGCGGTCGCAACCGTGATGGATGACGAGAGTCAAGTGGGAAGAGAGGTAAGAGCTAACCACACCAAATGGAGGGAATTCATATTGCAGGAAGGAGTTGAAGAATCCTATATCAGTAGCTTTATCAAGGATTTGCAGCAATTAGTGCATGGATAA
- the LOC141638342 gene encoding UDP-glycosyltransferase 79B30-like gives MTQNNDTQLHIAMYPWLAMGHITSFLRIGNKLAERGHKITLFLPPKTQLRFVSQNHHPELLTFVTVPLPPVDGFPPGAETTNDIPAELRPLLMTAMDLTQDTIEAHLVNLKPNIVFYDFTCWLPEIARKHGIKSVYYFSALVVRVALAFQYIHLFSNTKITTPLPPFPSPYIKTYAYEQRRNDGLSSDDFGGGMTLAERFFKSLRECDAIGVKTCKEMEGMFCDYIENHGKRVLTAGPVRPDPQTNKLDERFDQWLAGFEPDEVVYCAFGSECILDKVHFQELVLGLELTGRPFLAALKPPKGYETIESALPDGFTERTEGRGIVYGGWVQQQLMLQHPSVGCFITHCGAGSLSEAMVNKCQLVMIPDSGDQFINARMMSFELKVGVEVEKREEDGFLSREAVCKAVTTVMDEDNQVGREVRANHTKWREFILKDGVEESYITSFIKGLQQLLV, from the exons atgacacAAAACAATGATACACAATTACACATAGCTATGTACCCTTGGTTAGCCATGGGCCATATTACTTCTTTTCTTCGCATCGGTAACAAATTAGCCGAAAGAGGTCACAAAATCACGTTATTCCTCCCACCAAAAACACAACTAAGGTTCGTCTCTCAAAACCATCATCCCGAACTCCTTACATTTGTTACCGTCCCTCTCCCGCCTGTCGATGGATTTCCACCGGGGGCAGAGACGACTAATGATATCCCGGCCGAGTTACGGCCTCTACTTATGACGGCCATGGACTTGACCCAAGACACAATTGAGGCCCATTTAGTCAATCTCAAGCCCAACATTGTTTTTTATGATTTCACTTGTTGGTTACCCGAAATAGCCCGTAAACACGGAATCAAGTCCGTTTACTATTTCTCAGCCCTTGTAGTGAGGGTTGCTCTCGCTTTCCAGTACATACACTTGTTTTCAAATACCAAGATTACGACTCCATTACCGCCATTTCCGTCTCCGTATATTAAAACGTATGCGTACGAGCAACGACGTAACGATGGTCTGAGTTCCGATGACTTTGGTGGAGGTATGACTCTTGCTGAGAGGTTTTTCAAGTCACTAAGAGAATGTGATGCTATAGGAGTCAAGACTTGTAAAGAGATGGAAGGAATGTTTTGTGATTATATAGAGAATCATGGAAAGCGTGTTCTTACAGCCGGGCCGGTCCGTCCTGACCCTCAGACCAATAAGCTTGATGAGCGGTTTGATCAATGGTTAGCGGGTTTCGAGCCGGATGAAGTTGTGTATTGTGCATTTGGGAGTGAATGTATCCTTGATAAAGTCCACTTTCAAGAGCTCGTCCTTGGACTCGAGCTCACAG GTCGACCGTTTTTAGCGGCCTTAAAACCACCAAAAGGCTATGAAACAATAGAATCAGCGTTGCCAGACGGCTTTACGGAGCGAACGGAAGGAAGAGGAATAGTATACGGAGGTTGGGTGCAACAACAACTAATGTTACAACATCCTTCAGTAGGATGTTTTATAACCCATTGTGGGGCCGGGTCATTGTCCGAAGCCATGGTGAATAAATGTCAATTAGTGATGATACCAGATTCAGGTGACCAATTCATCAATGCAAGGATGATGAGTTTCGAGCTTAAAGTTGGTGTCGAGGTCGAGAAAAGAGAGGAAGATGGTTTCTTATCGAGGGAGGCCGTGTGCAAAGCGGTCACAACCGTGATGGACGAGGATAACCAAGTCGGGAGAGAAGTGAGGGCTAACCATACTAAATGGAGAGAATTCATATTAAAGGATGGGGTTGAAGAGTCCTATATTACTAGCTTTATCAAGGGTTTGCAACAATTGCTTGTATAA